A stretch of Roseovarius sp. M141 DNA encodes these proteins:
- a CDS encoding phage holin family protein has product MTTDPNKSTGGLLGDALTHVSSLVRSEVDLARAEVNENLKSAGAAIGLILGAVVLALTALNVLSAALVAALTEAGVPAGWSALIVGVIFAIIAYVMLNKGTNDLKLSSLAPSRTAKNVKRDAQAVKEVYDDK; this is encoded by the coding sequence ATGACCACCGATCCAAACAAATCCACCGGAGGTCTGCTCGGTGATGCACTCACGCATGTCAGCTCTCTTGTGCGTAGTGAGGTCGATCTGGCCCGTGCCGAGGTAAACGAAAACCTCAAGAGCGCGGGGGCCGCCATCGGACTTATCCTTGGCGCTGTCGTCTTGGCCCTGACCGCCCTCAACGTCCTGTCCGCAGCGCTGGTCGCGGCGCTGACCGAAGCGGGTGTCCCTGCGGGCTGGTCGGCGCTGATCGTAGGAGTGATCTTTGCGATCATTGCTTACGTGATGCTCAACAAGGGAACGAACGATCTGAAACTCAGCAGTCTTGCGCCTTCGCGGACGGCTAAGAACGTAAAGCGCGATGCGCAGGCCGTAAAGGAGGTTTACGATGACAAATGA
- a CDS encoding Crp/Fnr family transcriptional regulator — protein MSSTSSCLVTKLSHYVSMSEADRARLATLEKAERNFDAGQEVYQGGDENKDLYVVKHGWAFSYTDLPDGRRQIVKIHHPGDIVGFPDVALKHATTTLRTVEEVCLCPFPKSSLDEILRKSPKLSALLLSIALRDQVVLIDVLRAMGRMSAQERVSYMLLDLIARLRITNQDMTDTIRLPMTQSQIADYLGLTNVYISKTFIRMEEDGYIHRDQNRLRILREDAMIALTDFHDRYADMDTSWFPQD, from the coding sequence ATGTCCAGCACATCCAGTTGCCTCGTCACGAAACTGTCGCATTACGTATCCATGTCCGAGGCGGATCGCGCAAGGCTGGCCACGCTCGAAAAGGCAGAGCGGAATTTCGATGCCGGACAAGAGGTGTATCAGGGGGGCGACGAGAACAAGGACCTCTATGTCGTGAAGCATGGCTGGGCCTTCAGCTATACCGATCTGCCCGATGGCCGCCGCCAGATCGTCAAGATCCATCACCCCGGCGACATCGTCGGCTTTCCCGATGTCGCTCTCAAGCACGCCACGACCACATTGCGCACCGTCGAAGAGGTGTGCCTGTGTCCGTTTCCAAAATCGTCGCTCGACGAAATTCTCAGGAAATCTCCGAAGCTCTCGGCGCTTTTGCTGTCGATTGCACTGCGAGACCAGGTTGTTCTCATTGATGTGTTGCGGGCAATGGGCCGGATGAGCGCGCAGGAACGGGTCAGCTACATGCTGCTGGACCTGATCGCGCGGCTGCGGATCACCAATCAGGATATGACCGATACGATCCGCCTGCCGATGACCCAGAGCCAGATTGCCGATTATCTTGGGCTGACCAATGTATACATCAGCAAGACATTCATCCGCATGGAAGAGGACGGCTACATTCATCGCGATCAGAATCGCCTCCGGATCCTTAGGGAGGATGCGATGATCGCACTCACGGATTTTCACGATCGATATGCCGACATGGATACCTCATGGTTTCCGCAGGACTAG
- a CDS encoding YihY/virulence factor BrkB family protein, with the protein MARGRNAETPTEIPARGWKDIILRVKDELASDHVGLIAAGVAFYALLAIFPAITALMALGGLVLEPAEVTTQLESLTEMIPKEAAQIILDQAVAVAGSEQAGLGVAFIIGLLLAIYSASKGMGSLMEGLNVAYDEEETRGFIKKTLWTLGLTVFLIIGLVLGLLAALAVPTVLGVIALPDWLETILALSRWVILALMTVIGLAVLYRYGPSRDDAEWKWLSPGAIAACVIWIAASVGFSIYVSNFGSYNESFGSMAGVIILLMWLWISAFIVLLGAELNAEMEAQTAADTTVGPDEPMGTRGAEKADNLGAAKGAS; encoded by the coding sequence ATGGCCCGTGGCAGAAACGCCGAAACACCGACGGAAATTCCGGCAAGGGGATGGAAAGACATCATTCTGCGTGTGAAGGACGAGTTGGCCTCGGATCACGTGGGGCTGATCGCTGCGGGAGTGGCATTTTATGCGTTGCTGGCAATCTTTCCAGCTATCACGGCGCTTATGGCGCTTGGTGGGCTAGTTCTGGAGCCTGCGGAGGTGACGACGCAGCTGGAGTCGCTGACAGAGATGATCCCGAAAGAAGCGGCACAGATCATCCTTGATCAGGCAGTCGCTGTCGCAGGCTCTGAACAGGCGGGTCTCGGTGTCGCGTTTATCATTGGTTTGCTGTTGGCAATCTACTCTGCATCCAAGGGAATGGGCAGTCTGATGGAGGGTCTGAACGTTGCATACGACGAAGAGGAAACACGCGGATTTATCAAAAAGACCCTTTGGACACTTGGGCTGACCGTATTTCTGATCATCGGTTTGGTTCTGGGCCTTCTTGCGGCACTTGCGGTGCCGACAGTGCTGGGCGTCATCGCGCTTCCCGATTGGCTGGAGACGATTCTGGCTCTATCCCGGTGGGTAATATTGGCACTGATGACCGTAATCGGCCTAGCCGTGTTGTATCGCTATGGTCCATCCCGGGATGATGCCGAATGGAAATGGTTGTCACCCGGCGCGATTGCGGCCTGCGTCATCTGGATAGCCGCCTCTGTAGGGTTCTCTATCTACGTCAGCAATTTCGGCAGCTACAACGAGTCCTTCGGGAGTATGGCCGGGGTCATAATTCTACTCATGTGGCTATGGATTTCTGCTTTTATCGTGCTGCTGGGTGCAGAGCTCAACGCCGAAATGGAAGCGCAGACAGCCGCCGACACGACCGTTGGACCGGATGAGCCGATGGGAACGCGGGGCGCAGAGAAGGCAGACAATCTAGGTGCTGCCAAGGGCGCTTCCTGA
- the pdeM gene encoding ligase-associated DNA damage response endonuclease PdeM yields the protein MTGYPLIFAATEFIALGSGALFCPGESALILADLHLGKSERLARRGGALLPPFETRDTLTRLHRVIQETRPEQLFLLGDVFDDDRSRDALTQDDQAFWKSITDATTCTILAGNHDPSAQAEALFGEITLRHIAGEGPDISGHYHPKVRLKSATRQAFLVGQDHLILPAFGTYTGGLTAKHPTLTTIVGPGVAILTGARPFAVPYGQPIRQR from the coding sequence ATGACCGGCTATCCCCTTATTTTTGCCGCAACCGAATTCATCGCGCTGGGAAGCGGCGCGTTATTTTGTCCGGGCGAATCTGCGCTGATCCTTGCCGATCTGCATTTGGGAAAATCCGAACGTTTGGCCCGGCGCGGCGGCGCATTGCTGCCCCCGTTCGAAACGCGCGATACCCTGACCCGCCTGCACCGCGTGATCCAGGAAACCAGACCGGAGCAACTCTTCTTGCTAGGCGACGTATTCGACGACGATCGCTCCCGCGATGCACTTACACAAGACGATCAAGCCTTTTGGAAAAGCATCACGGATGCCACCACCTGCACCATTCTTGCTGGCAATCATGACCCAAGCGCTCAGGCCGAAGCTTTGTTTGGCGAGATAACCCTGCGTCATATCGCGGGTGAAGGACCGGACATTTCCGGCCACTACCATCCTAAGGTGCGGTTGAAGAGCGCCACCCGCCAGGCCTTTCTTGTCGGACAGGATCACTTGATCCTTCCTGCTTTTGGCACATACACTGGTGGTCTTACCGCCAAGCACCCAACCCTGACCACCATTGTCGGGCCGGGTGTTGCTATCCTGACCGGCGCAAGGCCATTTGCGGTTCCCTATGGTCAGCCCATACGGCAAAGGTAG
- a CDS encoding ferritin-like domain-containing protein encodes MTTLKDLYIEELQDLWSANDQMSDVVSAMADKASDSKLADRLSSAKNGIDQHTRLLKSLLENTDAEVKKEHCKGMEGLVKEARKHALDSDMSGAALDVAIIAQYQRLCHYGIAGFGTTKAFAEALGLDGAVQKLDGALDRIYGSDEFMTELAERSRNVDAKE; translated from the coding sequence ATGACTACCTTGAAAGACCTCTATATCGAAGAGCTTCAGGATCTCTGGTCCGCGAATGACCAGATGTCGGACGTGGTGTCGGCCATGGCTGACAAGGCGTCCGACAGCAAGCTGGCCGACCGGCTGAGCTCAGCCAAGAACGGGATTGATCAGCACACCCGTCTTCTGAAATCCCTTCTCGAAAACACCGATGCAGAAGTGAAGAAGGAGCATTGCAAGGGCATGGAAGGGCTCGTGAAAGAGGCCCGCAAACACGCGCTCGATAGCGACATGAGCGGCGCCGCGCTCGATGTTGCGATTATCGCGCAATATCAGCGCCTGTGTCACTACGGGATTGCCGGTTTTGGCACGACCAAGGCCTTCGCGGAGGCGCTCGGATTGGATGGTGCTGTGCAGAAGCTCGATGGCGCGCTCGACAGGATCTATGGGTCTGACGAATTCATGACTGAACTTGCCGAACGGTCCAGGAACGTCGACGCCAAGGAGTGA
- a CDS encoding D-Ala-D-Ala carboxypeptidase family metallohydrolase, producing the protein MPTTTYAHFRDVPESAWRWPSFSPAEIACHGTGAIKINTEAMDMLQTLRNRLGKPLIVRSGYRSPAHNRAVGGAPASKHMLGTAFDIAMSNHDPATFAEAARAVGFLGFGTYPRSGFMHIDLGPARSWGEPFPARATPFVAEVPPAREVLAESRTLKGGGAAGVATIGAAGVEVAQDVLAETQSAILPLVPYLDTLRWVFITVALIGIAVAIHARMDDWKRGQR; encoded by the coding sequence ATGCCAACCACGACCTATGCCCATTTCCGCGACGTGCCCGAGAGCGCTTGGCGCTGGCCCAGTTTTTCGCCCGCCGAGATCGCCTGCCACGGCACCGGTGCGATCAAGATCAACACCGAAGCCATGGACATGCTGCAGACCCTGCGCAACCGGCTCGGCAAGCCGCTGATCGTACGTTCAGGCTATCGCAGCCCCGCCCACAACCGCGCGGTTGGCGGGGCCCCGGCCTCCAAGCACATGCTGGGCACCGCGTTCGACATCGCGATGTCGAACCATGATCCCGCCACGTTTGCCGAGGCAGCCCGCGCCGTGGGCTTTCTTGGATTTGGCACCTATCCCCGATCGGGCTTCATGCACATCGATCTCGGCCCGGCGCGGTCCTGGGGCGAACCGTTCCCCGCACGCGCCACGCCCTTCGTAGCGGAAGTACCGCCCGCGCGTGAGGTTCTGGCCGAAAGCCGCACTCTGAAAGGCGGCGGCGCGGCCGGGGTAGCGACAATCGGTGCCGCCGGTGTGGAGGTCGCACAGGATGTCCTGGCAGAGACCCAATCCGCCATCCTGCCGCTGGTGCCTTACCTCGATACCCTGCGCTGGGTGTTCATCACCGTGGCGCTGATTGGTATCGCCGTCGCTATCCACGCCCGGATGGATGACTGGAAACGGGGGCAGCGGTGA
- a CDS encoding DUF3618 domain-containing protein, which yields MTNDTRSPEEIERDIERERAGLTDTLDDLQDRFSVEHVARQVSDQFREHGGDIGRSVSEAVKRNPVALALTGVGLAWLMMGDKSGGRDRYDRDRRFGGSGYDDDRHDHDHVGRTDQRSPAASAPQGRTMGSQPADISKSYYSGRYGSHEYTPSWARTTGDDDRQGVGSKVRDAASGAGDSVSGAASSAAETARNAGSTVADTAKGAADAVADAGKSVADSAQNIASSASERAAALRERLAEGTENLTEEARNRVIAARESAIEARDAAASYARQGRDRATDIFEEQPLIAGALAVALGAALGAALPRSRVEDQYLGETSDQLMDEAERIFEEEKQKLGKVAKAATDEAKNIVSEAKDDVDDAAPANTAAQAVADKAKSAGQRIVDAAESEAKKQNVGDVKKS from the coding sequence ATGACAAATGATACACGCAGCCCCGAAGAGATCGAACGCGATATCGAACGTGAACGCGCCGGTTTGACGGATACGCTGGACGATCTCCAGGACAGGTTCTCGGTTGAGCATGTTGCGCGGCAAGTTTCGGACCAATTCCGCGAACATGGCGGCGACATCGGACGGTCCGTGTCAGAGGCGGTCAAACGTAACCCGGTTGCGCTGGCCTTGACCGGGGTCGGCCTTGCCTGGCTGATGATGGGCGACAAGTCCGGCGGACGCGACCGCTATGATCGTGATCGCCGTTTTGGCGGGTCCGGTTATGATGATGATCGTCATGATCATGATCATGTTGGCCGCACCGATCAGCGCAGCCCTGCAGCATCCGCCCCACAAGGTCGGACGATGGGTTCACAACCGGCGGATATTTCAAAATCATATTATTCCGGTCGTTATGGAAGTCATGAGTATACCCCGTCGTGGGCGCGGACGACTGGTGATGATGATCGGCAAGGTGTGGGAAGCAAGGTCCGTGACGCGGCGTCCGGTGCCGGTGACAGCGTTTCCGGTGCAGCATCAAGCGCTGCTGAAACCGCACGTAATGCGGGATCGACAGTTGCTGACACCGCAAAAGGTGCGGCAGATGCAGTAGCAGATGCCGGAAAATCCGTAGCTGACAGCGCCCAGAATATTGCCTCGTCCGCATCTGAACGGGCTGCAGCCTTGCGCGAACGCTTGGCCGAAGGCACTGAAAACCTGACGGAAGAGGCGCGCAACCGCGTGATTGCCGCGCGCGAGAGCGCCATAGAGGCGCGTGATGCTGCGGCATCTTACGCCCGTCAGGGACGCGACCGCGCTACCGATATCTTTGAAGAACAGCCGCTCATTGCCGGTGCGCTTGCTGTCGCTCTTGGCGCGGCTTTGGGTGCGGCGTTGCCACGCAGTCGGGTGGAAGATCAGTACCTGGGAGAGACGAGCGATCAGCTGATGGACGAGGCGGAACGGATCTTCGAGGAAGAAAAACAAAAACTCGGCAAGGTCGCAAAGGCTGCCACGGATGAAGCCAAAAACATTGTCAGCGAAGCCAAAGACGACGTTGATGATGCCGCCCCGGCAAACACGGCGGCTCAAGCGGTCGCTGACAAAGCGAAATCTGCAGGTCAACGCATTGTCGACGCTGCGGAATCCGAAGCCAAGAAACAGAACGTGGGTGATGTGAAGAAGTCGTAG